In Persicimonas caeni, a single window of DNA contains:
- a CDS encoding GNAT family N-acetyltransferase has translation MSETNLVIRPVDDADLAAVAEIARHTLRDFVVESGGDADLFNVDFLRSTLDASTILVAVDDDEDQVVGYLQFQLRPPTLIVNGAAMRPAWQRRGVGTRLFGRAVERATEADCTRVDISVQPANESVYQLYLRLGFAEGDNPTGWNQELSMDIDRARRLLAERQSAPTLSES, from the coding sequence ATGAGCGAAACCAACCTTGTCATTCGCCCGGTCGACGACGCCGATTTAGCGGCGGTCGCCGAGATCGCCCGACACACGCTGCGCGACTTCGTCGTCGAATCCGGCGGCGACGCCGACCTCTTCAACGTCGACTTTCTGCGCTCGACGCTGGACGCCTCGACGATCCTCGTCGCCGTCGACGACGACGAAGACCAAGTCGTGGGCTACCTCCAATTCCAACTGCGCCCGCCCACCCTCATCGTCAACGGCGCCGCCATGCGCCCCGCCTGGCAACGCCGAGGCGTGGGCACCCGCCTGTTTGGCCGCGCGGTCGAACGGGCCACCGAAGCCGACTGCACCCGCGTCGACATCTCCGTGCAGCCGGCCAACGAATCGGTCTACCAACTGTACCTGCGCCTGGGCTTCGCCGAGGGCGACAACCCCACCGGCTGGAATCAGGAGCTGAGCATGGACATCGACCGCGCCCGGCGACTCCTCGCCGAACGCCAGTCTGCTCCCACGCTGTCCGAGTCGTGA
- a CDS encoding putative metal-binding motif-containing protein, producing MSLKFLRRRSLAAVLLAAALVFAGCGDDEPGNGNNSNNQADAGTEDAGTEDAGTEDTGNEDTGNEDTGGGDTCTETEGGVEICDGIDNDCDGEVDEDATDTTTYYTDQDDDGYGDDATAVEACEQPADTITTGGDCDDSDAAINPDADEVCDGVDNDCDGDVDSANVVAQDCATQEGVCSGAQTSTCDNGSYATCGASEFGPDYVGSADESWMCDGLDNNCDGTADEVCCGAAGNNSEPTATTLGDGSDYIYSGAFGPARPTVIEPANGAPADAAALVVWEESQTSIAAQHIDDMGSPVGSKYTKSVNNATASTVVATAQGYDLIWGETSDTSGNDKVVEIYVQPLTATLSNSGSSSMLFEETEVGKELTTLSAAYHDRGVIVGTTSITLGPIVGGLIYRIDDRANSTQTLDLGTGGLFGRIYMRSVATDSGLLLTWFTDGGTGNDPKLRGKHYSSTGVASGSFEVTFADQDTGQYDLFQTDSNEVTVVFPEARGSNNALVAAPVDFSSGTAGTKVDLTSSSANHLSPAVDGRDTDGDGYADAMTVVWVIESTTGTTLVGSSFDANNLGTMGSNSIIAPNATNLDNSSIIVTDRGAVAAWQTRTTDEVKTAPMSYQGPGICP from the coding sequence ATGAGTTTGAAGTTTTTGAGAAGACGCTCGCTCGCTGCGGTGTTGTTGGCAGCTGCGCTCGTATTCGCCGGATGTGGCGATGACGAGCCGGGCAACGGCAACAACAGCAACAACCAGGCCGACGCTGGCACCGAGGACGCCGGCACCGAGGACGCCGGCACCGAGGACACCGGCAACGAAGATACCGGCAACGAGGATACCGGCGGCGGCGATACGTGTACTGAAACCGAAGGTGGCGTCGAGATTTGCGACGGCATCGACAACGACTGCGACGGTGAAGTCGACGAAGACGCCACCGACACCACCACCTACTACACCGACCAAGATGACGACGGCTATGGCGACGACGCCACGGCCGTCGAGGCGTGTGAGCAGCCGGCCGACACGATCACGACCGGCGGCGATTGCGATGACAGCGACGCGGCGATCAACCCGGACGCCGACGAGGTGTGCGACGGCGTCGACAACGACTGTGACGGAGACGTCGACAGCGCCAACGTCGTCGCCCAAGACTGCGCCACCCAAGAAGGTGTGTGCAGCGGCGCGCAGACCTCGACCTGCGACAACGGCAGCTATGCCACCTGTGGCGCCAGCGAATTCGGCCCCGACTATGTCGGCTCGGCCGATGAGAGTTGGATGTGCGACGGGCTGGACAACAACTGTGACGGCACCGCCGACGAAGTTTGCTGCGGTGCGGCCGGCAATAACTCCGAGCCTACAGCCACCACGTTGGGCGACGGCTCCGACTACATCTACTCGGGCGCCTTCGGCCCGGCCCGTCCCACGGTGATCGAGCCGGCCAACGGCGCTCCGGCCGATGCCGCCGCTCTGGTGGTCTGGGAGGAGAGCCAGACGTCCATCGCCGCCCAGCACATCGACGACATGGGCAGCCCGGTGGGAAGCAAGTATACCAAGTCGGTCAACAATGCGACCGCTTCGACGGTCGTGGCCACCGCGCAAGGTTACGACCTCATCTGGGGTGAGACGAGCGACACCAGCGGCAACGACAAGGTCGTCGAGATCTATGTCCAGCCGCTGACCGCGACGCTGTCGAACAGCGGGTCGAGCTCGATGCTGTTCGAGGAGACCGAAGTCGGCAAAGAGCTGACCACACTGAGCGCCGCCTACCACGACCGCGGCGTCATCGTGGGCACCACGTCAATCACCCTGGGGCCGATCGTCGGCGGGTTGATCTATCGCATCGACGACCGCGCCAACTCCACCCAGACCCTCGACTTGGGCACCGGCGGCCTGTTTGGGCGGATCTACATGCGCTCTGTGGCGACCGACTCCGGCCTGCTGCTGACCTGGTTCACCGACGGGGGCACCGGCAACGATCCGAAGTTGCGCGGCAAGCACTACTCGTCGACCGGCGTGGCCAGCGGCTCGTTCGAGGTCACTTTTGCCGACCAGGACACCGGCCAGTACGACCTGTTCCAGACGGACAGCAACGAAGTCACGGTGGTCTTCCCCGAAGCGCGCGGAAGCAACAACGCGCTGGTGGCTGCACCTGTGGACTTCTCGAGCGGCACCGCCGGCACAAAGGTCGACCTGACCAGCTCGTCGGCCAACCACCTGTCGCCGGCGGTCGACGGCCGCGACACCGATGGTGACGGCTACGCCGACGCCATGACGGTCGTGTGGGTCATCGAGAGCACCACCGGAACCACGCTGGTCGGCTCGTCGTTCGACGCCAACAACCTTGGCACGATGGGCAGCAACTCGATCATCGCCCCGAACGCGACCAACCTCGACAACTCGAGCATCATCGTCACCGACCGCGGCGCCGTGGCTGCCTGGCAGACACGCACCACCGACGAGGTCAAGACGGCCCCGATGAGCTACCAGGGCCCGGGCATCTGCCCGTGA